In a single window of the Gemmatimonadota bacterium genome:
- a CDS encoding DUF5916 domain-containing protein has translation MLILTLATLSAVLQGGPTDHIASATGRSYSGRRGETTVQAPRLAAKPVIDGVLDEPMWREAAVLTDFSQYKPVDGVPAADSTQVLIWYSPTALFIGVRAYDASGAVQATLANRDQIFTDDNIQVFLSTFNDKRQASFFAVNPLGIQADGALNEGGGGKDAVDLSQDFVWQSKGRVTADGYEVELRIPFKSLRSQQAKTQTWGINVVRGVPRTAQQHSWMPLKIGASSLLSQSGRLEGLTDLETGHVLDILPTVTYSVDGARSARTGKWDYDANRAEFGGNVRYGLSRNLTLNATVNPDFSQVESDVSQFTLDPREAVFFPEKRPFFLDGIEQFDAPSNLIYTRRIVQPLVAAKLTGKVSGTQIGVLAAVDDTIASATGDHPLFGIVRASHDLGPGSRLGALWTEQHDGDNFNRVYGADGRVVLNKIHSFTFAGAMSRTERNGVSTSGPIWSAAYRLGKRSFRTAYTINAISPDFRSNAGFISRPGIVNANIAHAYVWLRPKKTLEVLTGQIVLFGQWRYDDFIHGGEIQNRLLHFDFTGHLRSGWDLNASVYDESFGYDPSIFTRYALQNPDGSIAPWVAPGRIPNRDYVAGFSSPNYKHLQVNGSLLWGHDENFPEWASGNIIVGTLGLTVRPTSQLRMNLSYNHQQVNRRTDGSRVLVQGVPRARIEYQLSRAFQVRVVSEYAFESRDALRDDSRTNLPIVIRQSNGQYAPAAGYSNGSLTSNLLFSYFPNPGTVMYVGYGTNSLRPNDDLRDKLGRQSDGFFVKLSYLFRPGGERPTG, from the coding sequence ATCACATCGCCTCCGCCACCGGGCGCTCCTATTCGGGCCGGCGTGGCGAAACCACCGTGCAGGCACCGCGGCTTGCCGCGAAGCCGGTGATCGATGGTGTACTCGATGAGCCGATGTGGCGCGAGGCGGCCGTCCTCACCGATTTCTCCCAGTACAAGCCGGTGGACGGCGTGCCCGCAGCGGATTCCACGCAGGTACTGATCTGGTATTCGCCCACGGCACTCTTCATCGGTGTCCGGGCGTACGATGCGTCCGGCGCGGTGCAAGCCACGCTGGCGAACCGCGATCAGATCTTCACGGATGACAATATCCAGGTCTTTCTCTCGACCTTCAACGACAAGCGACAAGCATCCTTCTTCGCCGTCAATCCACTCGGCATTCAGGCCGACGGCGCGCTGAATGAAGGTGGTGGCGGCAAGGACGCCGTCGATCTCTCACAGGACTTCGTCTGGCAATCCAAGGGACGAGTGACCGCCGACGGCTACGAGGTGGAACTGCGGATTCCGTTCAAGAGCCTTCGCTCACAGCAGGCGAAGACACAGACCTGGGGCATCAACGTGGTCCGTGGCGTCCCGCGCACCGCGCAGCAGCATTCCTGGATGCCGCTGAAGATCGGGGCCTCTTCGCTACTGTCGCAGTCAGGCCGCCTTGAGGGCCTGACCGACCTCGAAACCGGACACGTCCTCGACATTCTGCCCACAGTCACCTACAGCGTCGACGGCGCCCGTAGCGCCAGGACTGGCAAGTGGGACTATGACGCGAACCGGGCCGAATTCGGGGGCAATGTTCGCTACGGACTCAGCCGCAACCTGACACTCAACGCCACCGTCAATCCCGATTTCTCCCAGGTGGAAAGCGACGTCTCGCAATTCACACTCGACCCGCGCGAGGCGGTCTTCTTTCCAGAGAAACGGCCATTCTTTCTCGATGGCATCGAGCAGTTCGACGCGCCCAGCAACCTGATCTACACCCGGCGAATCGTGCAGCCGCTCGTCGCCGCCAAGCTGACAGGCAAGGTCAGCGGAACCCAGATCGGTGTGCTCGCGGCCGTCGACGACACGATCGCCTCCGCCACGGGCGATCACCCGCTCTTCGGCATCGTGCGCGCTTCCCACGATCTCGGGCCCGGCTCACGTCTCGGTGCGTTGTGGACCGAGCAGCATGATGGCGACAACTTCAACCGGGTCTACGGCGCCGATGGCCGGGTCGTGCTCAACAAGATCCACTCGTTCACCTTTGCCGGCGCGATGTCCCGCACGGAACGCAACGGCGTCAGCACCTCAGGGCCGATCTGGAGTGCGGCCTATCGTCTTGGCAAGCGCTCGTTCCGGACGGCCTACACCATCAATGCCATCAGCCCCGACTTCCGCTCCAATGCCGGCTTCATCAGCCGGCCGGGGATCGTGAATGCCAACATTGCGCACGCCTATGTCTGGCTTCGGCCGAAGAAGACCCTCGAGGTGCTCACGGGCCAGATCGTCCTCTTCGGACAGTGGCGGTATGACGACTTCATTCATGGTGGCGAGATCCAGAACCGGTTGCTCCACTTCGATTTCACCGGCCATCTGCGCAGCGGCTGGGACCTCAACGCGTCGGTCTACGACGAAAGCTTCGGCTACGACCCGTCGATCTTCACGCGGTATGCGCTGCAGAACCCCGATGGATCGATCGCCCCGTGGGTCGCCCCGGGCCGTATCCCCAATCGCGACTATGTCGCCGGTTTCAGCTCGCCGAACTACAAGCATCTGCAGGTCAACGGCTCGCTGCTCTGGGGACACGACGAGAACTTTCCCGAATGGGCCTCCGGTAACATCATCGTTGGCACGCTCGGCCTCACGGTCCGGCCCACGAGCCAGCTGCGGATGAATCTCTCCTACAATCATCAGCAGGTGAACCGACGCACCGACGGTTCGCGCGTGCTGGTGCAAGGGGTGCCGCGCGCGCGGATCGAATATCAGCTCTCGCGCGCATTCCAGGTCAGGGTGGTCTCGGAGTATGCGTTCGAGTCCCGCGATGCCCTCCGCGACGATTCGCGCACCAACCTGCCGATCGTGATCCGGCAGTCGAACGGTCAGTACGCGCCGGCCGCGGGCTACTCGAATGGTTCGCTGACCAGCAACCTGCTCTTCAGCTACTTCCCGAACCCCGGCACGGTGATGTATGTCGGCTACGGAACCAACTCGCTGCGACCGAACGACGACCTGCGAGACAAGCTCGGCCGCCAGAGCGACGGCTTCTTCGTGAAACTGTCGTATCTCTTCCGCCCAGGTGGCGAACGCCCGACCGGTTGA
- a CDS encoding HEAT repeat domain-containing protein encodes MRALALVAGAVLAGGGAAAAVVTLAPVAPISVHIGHHNDRPGADSGRVATLLDALGKTDPVVCELIGDQLGNFWSSGSSAGLGRLADAAATMQSAKDSLSGTISDPRAITLLVSRLAADDPCVRRVSAKLLGRSTVPTSRLASLLEDASPRIREGAALAIGEDERPELRLPLEHSLGDRTPAVATMAAWALGQIEDKASAPVLGRIARSGNGRLRVAAVWALGQIEDPASVGDVLPALRDGDPVLRTIAAEALGQIESKSSTAALIEALGDQVASVRAAAADALGQVEDATAVNALERVLERDSDADVRRASAQALGQLSSAHSAGVLAKALSDKDQDVRAAAVEAIGNLDELHTAPAELVQALSSRDAEFRRQVAQALGRIADPTTTSALVGLLTDGDREVRLAAVEGLGEIGTSAVMPGLTRALDDKDPEIRRVAAEKLGDMKDR; translated from the coding sequence ATGCGTGCGCTCGCACTCGTCGCGGGGGCTGTGCTGGCGGGCGGAGGTGCTGCTGCCGCCGTGGTGACCCTTGCTCCGGTTGCGCCGATCTCGGTGCACATCGGCCACCACAATGATCGACCGGGCGCTGATTCGGGCCGGGTGGCAACACTGCTCGACGCGTTGGGCAAGACCGATCCAGTGGTCTGCGAGTTGATTGGCGATCAGCTTGGCAATTTCTGGTCGAGCGGCTCGAGCGCCGGCCTCGGCCGCCTCGCTGACGCTGCGGCGACCATGCAGTCCGCCAAGGATTCACTGAGTGGCACCATCAGCGATCCACGTGCGATCACGCTGCTCGTATCCCGGCTCGCCGCTGACGATCCTTGCGTCCGCCGGGTGTCCGCCAAGTTGCTCGGGCGCAGCACTGTTCCGACATCACGGCTCGCATCTCTGCTTGAGGACGCCTCACCACGGATTCGTGAGGGTGCCGCGCTCGCAATCGGCGAAGATGAACGTCCCGAATTGCGGCTACCGCTCGAACATTCACTCGGCGATCGCACGCCGGCCGTGGCCACGATGGCAGCGTGGGCGCTGGGACAGATCGAGGACAAGGCCTCTGCGCCCGTGCTCGGTCGGATCGCGCGGTCCGGCAACGGGCGGCTTCGTGTCGCAGCGGTCTGGGCGCTCGGGCAGATCGAGGATCCCGCCTCGGTAGGCGATGTGCTCCCCGCCCTACGCGACGGTGACCCGGTATTGCGCACCATTGCAGCCGAAGCGCTCGGGCAGATCGAAAGCAAGAGCTCCACGGCGGCACTGATCGAGGCACTCGGTGACCAGGTCGCATCGGTGAGGGCTGCTGCCGCCGATGCGCTGGGCCAGGTGGAAGACGCCACGGCAGTGAACGCACTGGAACGGGTTCTTGAGCGCGACAGCGATGCGGACGTTCGCCGCGCGAGCGCCCAGGCGCTGGGACAGTTGAGCTCGGCGCACTCGGCCGGTGTACTGGCGAAGGCGCTCTCCGACAAGGATCAGGATGTGCGCGCGGCGGCCGTGGAGGCGATCGGCAATCTCGACGAACTGCATACGGCGCCTGCGGAACTGGTCCAGGCCCTCTCCTCGCGTGACGCCGAGTTCCGGCGCCAGGTGGCGCAGGCACTTGGCCGGATCGCCGACCCGACGACTACATCGGCGCTCGTCGGGTTGCTCACTGACGGCGATCGCGAAGTGCGTCTGGCTGCCGTGGAAGGGCTCGGCGAGATCGGCACCTCGGCGGTGATGCCCGGGCTGACGCGGGCGCTCGACGACAAGGATCCGGAGATTCGGCGTGTTGCCGCTGAAAAGCTTGGTGACATGAAAGACCGGTAA
- a CDS encoding M56 family metallopeptidase, protein MTSTLPSTVLAWLLTYAIHSTVLLGLAWAVTRFRRDPATSDILWKAAILGGLLTASIQLRLDVRPNGTLTLPSVTQAAPTKAGLDAPEVKTLGTVKPLPVADPAPAQPQVGLAPDASTPVNTPSRSRLSAAALLVGIWAAVALLLAIGYAARRLILVGRLTERQPLSDGPIVQMLDALRRDVGYRRRVVLTTARTISSPVALGLGEICLPEAALTDLHPELQRSMLAHELAHLSRRDPIWLDTASLIERLFFFQPLNHLARREMQNAAEYLCDDWAARRTGSGIPLARCLAKVAEWIQASPLGVPVAGMAEQRSMLVSRISRLIEGGTPGAPTPRRGAAVVALLALGATIAIAPGVSGRVRQAKLDGAVSTEEQQQAGEEGPGHPRSFTAAAMARIARLAGRDAARTAARTRIDAGVIAARVGRIDVGLSGDKTPADTTVVNALIGRLKDDDAQVRAAAARSLGRLEDARAVPGLIVALKDDDTKVRAAAADALAQFEDPRAIGPLTALLSDPNAEVKQQALDALGNFEKGVPAAPIARLLDDPDADVRHEAAHLLGRIGDRSSSAALAKLIRDQSVDVRQAAIEALGELNDPSAASAVLPALGDGNPEVRRQALETLNELKGAIPETTLRTLLNDSNSEVRASAAGLVGERSIVALVPALQKLMQDSNGDVRERAIDALSNMADQSARDALRAGLNSSDAKVRRRAAEALGERP, encoded by the coding sequence ATGACCAGCACTCTTCCCTCCACCGTGCTCGCCTGGCTGCTGACCTATGCCATTCACAGCACAGTACTGCTCGGTCTCGCCTGGGCGGTGACCCGTTTCCGGCGCGACCCGGCGACCAGTGACATTCTCTGGAAGGCCGCCATTCTCGGCGGGCTCCTGACCGCCAGCATACAGCTGCGCCTCGACGTCCGGCCGAATGGCACATTGACGTTGCCGAGCGTCACCCAGGCCGCCCCGACGAAGGCTGGCCTGGATGCGCCCGAGGTGAAAACCCTCGGCACTGTCAAGCCGCTGCCGGTTGCCGATCCTGCACCGGCGCAACCGCAGGTCGGTCTCGCACCAGATGCATCTACGCCTGTCAACACGCCGAGCCGGTCGCGGCTCTCGGCCGCCGCGCTGCTCGTGGGGATCTGGGCGGCCGTGGCGCTCCTGCTCGCCATTGGCTATGCGGCGCGACGCCTGATTCTCGTAGGTCGCCTGACGGAGCGTCAGCCGCTCAGCGATGGTCCGATCGTGCAAATGCTCGATGCCCTCCGTCGGGATGTGGGCTATCGCCGGCGGGTGGTGCTCACCACGGCGCGGACGATCTCCTCACCGGTCGCGCTCGGCCTCGGCGAAATCTGCCTGCCCGAGGCCGCGCTCACCGATCTGCACCCCGAACTGCAGCGCAGCATGCTCGCGCATGAGCTGGCACACCTGTCACGCCGCGATCCGATCTGGCTCGATACCGCGTCGCTGATTGAACGTCTCTTCTTCTTCCAGCCTCTCAACCATCTCGCTCGGCGCGAAATGCAGAATGCGGCCGAATACCTCTGTGACGACTGGGCGGCGCGCCGCACCGGTTCGGGTATTCCGCTGGCGCGCTGCCTCGCAAAGGTCGCGGAATGGATTCAGGCCTCACCCCTTGGCGTGCCCGTTGCGGGCATGGCGGAGCAACGATCAATGCTGGTATCCCGGATTTCACGACTCATCGAGGGCGGCACTCCCGGCGCCCCGACGCCGCGCCGCGGCGCAGCAGTAGTGGCCTTGCTGGCGTTGGGCGCAACCATCGCGATTGCACCCGGCGTGTCGGGTCGGGTCCGTCAGGCCAAGCTCGACGGCGCTGTTTCGACGGAAGAGCAGCAGCAAGCGGGCGAGGAAGGGCCGGGGCATCCGCGCAGCTTCACTGCGGCCGCGATGGCCAGGATCGCCCGTCTCGCGGGCCGCGACGCCGCACGCACCGCCGCCCGCACCCGCATCGACGCCGGTGTGATCGCGGCGCGCGTCGGCCGGATCGATGTCGGTCTCAGTGGTGATAAGACGCCGGCAGATACGACGGTGGTCAACGCACTCATCGGGCGACTCAAGGATGACGACGCGCAGGTTCGTGCCGCCGCGGCACGGTCACTCGGCCGACTCGAGGACGCGCGCGCGGTGCCGGGTTTGATCGTCGCGCTCAAGGACGACGACACCAAGGTGCGCGCCGCTGCGGCAGACGCGCTGGCGCAGTTCGAGGATCCCCGCGCCATCGGCCCGCTCACGGCGTTGCTGAGTGATCCGAATGCCGAGGTGAAGCAGCAGGCCCTCGATGCGCTCGGCAACTTCGAGAAGGGTGTTCCTGCGGCGCCCATCGCACGCCTTCTCGATGACCCCGACGCGGACGTTCGCCACGAAGCAGCTCATCTGCTCGGTCGGATCGGCGACCGCTCCAGCAGCGCGGCGCTGGCGAAGCTGATTCGTGACCAGTCGGTCGATGTGCGTCAGGCCGCGATTGAAGCACTCGGCGAACTGAATGATCCGTCGGCGGCGAGTGCCGTGCTGCCGGCCCTGGGCGACGGCAATCCCGAGGTACGCCGCCAGGCGCTCGAGACCCTCAACGAACTCAAGGGTGCGATCCCCGAGACCACCTTGCGCACCCTGCTCAATGACAGCAACTCCGAAGTGCGTGCATCGGCGGCTGGGCTTGTGGGCGAGCGTTCAATCGTGGCGCTGGTGCCGGCGCTGCAGAAGCTGATGCAGGACAGCAATGGCGATGTGCGTGAACGGGCGATCGACGCGCTCAGCAACATGGCCGATCAGTCGGCGCGTGATGCCCTGCGTGCCGGGCTCAATTCCTCCGATGCCAAGGTCCGGAGGCGTGCGGCGGAGGCCCTCGGGGAGCGGCCGTGA
- a CDS encoding BlaI/MecI/CopY family transcriptional regulator, whose translation MNERHQLTDLQIAILRLLWTRGELTVIDIWEALHAERGLAQTTVATLLSRLQRRGVLARRINDRQYLYRALVTEADVQVSMVEELTERLFNGDVPALVSHLLKAQDMSPGDLDRVRRMIEEVDRTKGAL comes from the coding sequence ATGAACGAACGTCATCAACTGACCGACCTCCAGATCGCCATCCTGCGATTGCTGTGGACTCGCGGGGAGCTCACGGTGATCGATATCTGGGAGGCGCTTCACGCCGAGCGGGGGCTGGCGCAGACCACCGTGGCCACCCTCCTGTCCAGATTGCAACGCCGGGGCGTCCTGGCGCGTCGAATCAATGACCGCCAATACCTCTATCGTGCCCTGGTGACCGAGGCGGATGTCCAGGTCTCCATGGTCGAGGAGTTGACCGAGCGGCTCTTCAACGGCGACGTCCCGGCGCTGGTGAGCCATCTGCTCAAGGCCCAGGACATGTCGCCCGGCGATCTCGACCGCGTCCGCCGCATGATCGAAGAAGTGGACCGCACCAAGGGAGCCCTGTGA
- a CDS encoding YceI family protein, translating to MTRRTARFAVALLLILPVSISAQTRAGTKSVSSKKSAAAKPVAAPPLRFNLGATGNEARYRVRELLAASTIENDAVGSTTSLTGALQIDATGKADTTISRWVVDLTTLKSDRAMRDRFLQHNALEIARFPKAELVVTSIKGLPVTLPASGTLTLTLLGNFTTHGVTKATSWDVVANVAGDHISGTATTHLKFAEYNMTQPRLPVVASVDDDIKLEYDFHLIRENSAKP from the coding sequence ATGACCCGCAGGACCGCCCGATTCGCTGTCGCCCTGCTCCTGATCCTTCCCGTCTCGATCTCGGCCCAGACCAGGGCCGGCACGAAGTCCGTTTCCTCGAAGAAGTCCGCCGCCGCAAAGCCCGTGGCAGCGCCGCCCCTGCGATTCAATCTGGGCGCCACTGGCAACGAGGCGCGCTATCGCGTGCGCGAGCTGCTGGCGGCCTCGACCATCGAAAATGATGCGGTCGGCAGTACCACCTCACTGACCGGCGCACTCCAGATCGACGCGACGGGCAAGGCCGACACCACCATTTCGCGTTGGGTCGTGGACCTGACCACACTCAAGAGCGATCGCGCCATGCGCGACCGTTTTCTTCAGCACAACGCACTCGAGATTGCGCGCTTCCCCAAGGCAGAACTGGTGGTGACATCGATCAAGGGCCTCCCTGTCACGCTGCCCGCATCGGGCACGCTGACCCTGACCCTGCTCGGCAACTTCACCACGCACGGGGTGACCAAGGCGACGAGCTGGGACGTGGTCGCCAATGTCGCGGGGGATCACATCAGCGGGACGGCAACGACCCACCTGAAGTTCGCGGAATACAACATGACCCAGCCGCGACTCCCGGTGGTCGCAAGCGTGGATGACGACATCAAGCTCGAGTACGACTTCCACCTGATCCGCGAGAACTCCGCGAAACCCTGA
- a CDS encoding PepSY-associated TM helix domain-containing protein — MSRVYRSVMAVSRTIHVYLTMFALLLMLFFAVTGLLLNHEEWLGADSVQPVESQGQLPLALLSGPDKLMVVEKLRADYGAVGAVTTFDVDAQTLRVEMKGPGRHTEAEIDRRSGKATIRVERRGFFLRLDDLHRGKDSGKAWSWVLDASAILLLIGSVTGLLMWIGLPRRRRLGVVALLASIVICLAIYLAFVP, encoded by the coding sequence GTGTCACGCGTCTATCGGAGTGTGATGGCGGTGAGCCGGACAATTCACGTCTACCTCACCATGTTCGCCCTGCTGCTGATGTTGTTTTTCGCGGTGACCGGCCTGCTCCTGAATCACGAGGAGTGGCTCGGCGCAGACAGCGTGCAGCCGGTCGAGTCGCAGGGGCAGCTGCCGCTCGCGCTGCTGAGCGGCCCGGACAAGTTGATGGTGGTCGAGAAGTTGCGCGCCGACTACGGCGCCGTTGGCGCTGTCACGACATTCGATGTCGATGCGCAGACGTTGCGAGTCGAGATGAAGGGGCCAGGCCGGCATACTGAAGCCGAGATCGACCGGCGTTCCGGAAAGGCGACCATCCGTGTCGAACGTCGCGGCTTCTTCCTGCGACTCGACGACCTCCATCGCGGCAAGGATTCGGGCAAGGCGTGGAGCTGGGTGCTCGACGCTTCCGCCATCCTGCTGTTGATCGGGTCGGTGACCGGATTGCTGATGTGGATCGGCCTGCCGAGACGACGACGACTCGGTGTCGTCGCACTGCTGGCGAGTATCGTGATCTGTCTCGCCATCTATCTCGCGTTTGTGCCCTGA
- a CDS encoding DUF2271 domain-containing protein, which yields MLRLGFLASLIFVPAVSGAVHTPHAIPYTFRREGVLGTSLDLTFVTTSSADARRAESVALAEIERIRLLTSTWDSTSEVSRLQRVGRLDAASPELREVLNLYQSWGDRTGGAYTAQIGVLTTLWKGAEQRGEPPSPEVLAALVTSLRQPAWQIDPQSAAISMLRPTRLDLNSLGKGYIVDRAVQAVREQVPGVVGGLINIGGDIQTWGEAPAGAAAWRIGVTDPRRHADNAPPLTEVTVGNAAVSTSGGYARGFTIAGQHYSHIIDARTGLPVNRVLGVTVIAPDNATANALATSLSVLDPVEGLALVRSVPGAECLLMTAAGETIRSPGFARYEVAEPVASMTPARAVEATMAVDVTPANYNRHRPYVAAWVTDTTGKHLRTLALWGDRPKYLRELSKWWGLESTSPEVVNAVARATRPAGKYTIEWDGLDQANAPVAAGAYMFWLEVAFENGAHSLRSVVVTCENTPATGMMTATDAFAGAQVDCVYKK from the coding sequence GTGCTGCGCCTCGGTTTCCTCGCTTCGCTCATCTTCGTTCCCGCAGTGTCGGGAGCTGTTCATACCCCACACGCCATTCCCTACACCTTTCGCCGGGAAGGGGTGCTGGGCACATCGCTTGACCTCACCTTCGTAACGACATCGTCGGCCGATGCCAGGCGTGCTGAATCGGTGGCACTGGCTGAAATCGAGCGGATACGCCTGCTCACCAGCACGTGGGACTCGACCTCCGAGGTCTCCCGGTTGCAGCGGGTGGGCCGACTCGATGCCGCGTCGCCGGAACTGCGCGAGGTCTTGAACCTCTACCAGTCCTGGGGCGACCGAACCGGCGGGGCCTACACCGCGCAGATCGGCGTCCTCACCACGTTGTGGAAGGGTGCCGAGCAACGCGGCGAGCCGCCCTCGCCCGAAGTCCTTGCCGCGCTCGTCACCTCGCTGCGTCAGCCCGCATGGCAGATCGATCCGCAGAGCGCCGCGATCAGCATGCTGCGGCCGACCCGGCTCGATCTCAACTCGCTGGGCAAGGGATACATTGTCGACCGCGCAGTGCAGGCGGTGCGCGAACAGGTCCCCGGCGTGGTTGGCGGGCTGATCAATATTGGTGGCGACATCCAGACCTGGGGCGAAGCGCCCGCGGGCGCAGCGGCATGGCGCATCGGCGTCACCGATCCGCGTCGGCACGCCGACAACGCGCCGCCGCTCACGGAAGTCACCGTCGGTAATGCGGCGGTGTCCACGAGCGGTGGCTATGCCCGTGGCTTCACCATCGCGGGACAGCACTACTCGCACATCATCGACGCGCGCACCGGCCTGCCGGTGAATCGCGTTCTGGGTGTGACCGTGATCGCCCCGGACAACGCCACCGCCAATGCCCTCGCGACCTCGCTCTCTGTGCTCGACCCGGTGGAAGGACTGGCTCTGGTGCGCTCGGTGCCCGGCGCCGAGTGTCTGCTGATGACAGCCGCTGGAGAGACGATTCGATCGCCCGGCTTCGCGCGCTACGAAGTAGCGGAACCCGTTGCCTCGATGACTCCTGCGCGAGCGGTGGAAGCCACGATGGCCGTTGACGTGACGCCGGCCAACTACAACCGGCATCGCCCCTACGTCGCGGCGTGGGTCACCGATACGACCGGTAAACATCTTCGGACACTGGCCCTCTGGGGTGATCGACCCAAGTATCTCCGCGAGTTGAGCAAGTGGTGGGGACTCGAGAGCACTTCGCCCGAGGTCGTGAACGCCGTCGCGCGGGCGACCCGCCCCGCAGGCAAGTACACCATCGAGTGGGATGGGCTCGATCAGGCGAATGCGCCGGTCGCCGCCGGCGCGTACATGTTCTGGCTCGAGGTCGCCTTCGAGAATGGCGCCCACAGCCTGCGCAGTGTGGTCGTCACTTGCGAGAACACGCCAGCCACCGGGATGATGACGGCGACCGATGCCTTTGCTGGCGCGCAGGTCGACTGCGTCTACAAGAAGTAA
- a CDS encoding DUF72 domain-containing protein: MTHPSWPSAEEIRSIAERVPELIRFGTSSWTYPGWKGLVYEKDYPATGAGARMLAEYSRWPLFRTVGVDSFFYAPPSPKTLLGYREALPDGFPCVTKVWDRITAHTFANPREKARWGQANPDWLNAELFLAEVVAPMREHFSGHIGPFVFEFQAIAKKDNLTPSRFAERLDQFFGALPTDLPYAVEIRNPEFLTPEYFTVLRTHGVAHVFNSWTRMPAIGEQLLLHDSITANFIISRALLRPGRTYSEAVDAFAPYDHVQDENPTLRADLVALAKAALELRIPAYLIVNNRAEGSAPLTIASVARRLGG, translated from the coding sequence ATGACCCACCCATCCTGGCCGTCTGCCGAAGAAATTCGCAGTATCGCCGAGCGGGTGCCGGAGCTGATCCGCTTCGGTACCTCATCCTGGACCTATCCGGGCTGGAAAGGGCTGGTCTACGAGAAGGACTATCCTGCGACGGGTGCCGGTGCGCGAATGCTGGCGGAATACTCACGCTGGCCGCTCTTCCGTACTGTTGGTGTCGATTCCTTTTTCTATGCTCCGCCATCGCCAAAGACGCTGCTCGGGTACCGCGAGGCGCTGCCCGACGGTTTTCCCTGCGTCACCAAAGTCTGGGATCGTATCACGGCCCACACCTTTGCCAACCCGCGGGAAAAGGCGCGCTGGGGGCAAGCCAACCCGGATTGGCTCAACGCCGAGCTCTTCCTCGCCGAAGTGGTTGCCCCGATGCGCGAACATTTCAGTGGACACATCGGCCCGTTTGTCTTCGAATTCCAGGCGATCGCGAAAAAGGACAACCTCACCCCATCGCGCTTCGCTGAACGACTCGACCAGTTCTTTGGCGCGTTGCCTACCGATCTGCCCTACGCGGTCGAGATCCGCAACCCCGAGTTCCTGACGCCGGAATACTTCACGGTACTGCGTACCCACGGAGTGGCCCACGTTTTCAATTCCTGGACGCGGATGCCGGCCATTGGCGAGCAACTGCTGCTGCACGACTCGATCACGGCGAACTTCATCATCTCCAGGGCACTGCTCCGCCCCGGCCGCACCTATTCCGAGGCCGTCGACGCGTTTGCTCCGTACGACCATGTCCAGGATGAAAATCCGACGCTGCGCGCCGACCTTGTGGCGCTCGCGAAGGCAGCGCTCGAATTGCGCATCCCCGCCTACCTCATCGTAAACAACCGGGCGGAAGGAAGCGCACCACTCACCATCGCGTCGGTGGCCCGACGTCTCGGCGGCTAG
- a CDS encoding TetR/AcrR family transcriptional regulator: MNRPYHHGTLRSAVLAAARNRLKTHPAAELSLREVARVVGVSSNAPYRHFPGKDGLTEALVAEAYRELTGIAEQALLLEDGEIAALASGYTSLWREEPRLLWLVSTQDFAGRDPESEVVLARDEWFAALVAIVEAEAGRLPATEAYRRAAGVWAILQGVAQLGGVGGKGLLSAELLPDAGELARRVARGR, encoded by the coding sequence ATGAACCGGCCCTACCACCATGGCACGCTGCGGAGCGCGGTGCTGGCGGCAGCGAGAAATCGCCTCAAGACTCACCCTGCGGCCGAACTCTCGTTAAGAGAGGTCGCCCGGGTCGTCGGCGTTTCCTCCAACGCTCCCTATCGGCACTTCCCCGGCAAGGATGGTCTGACCGAAGCGCTTGTCGCCGAGGCGTATCGCGAACTCACTGGCATCGCGGAGCAGGCATTGTTGCTGGAGGACGGCGAGATCGCGGCCCTGGCCTCGGGATACACCAGCCTCTGGCGCGAGGAACCCCGACTGCTCTGGTTGGTGAGCACCCAGGACTTTGCCGGCCGCGATCCCGAGAGCGAGGTCGTCCTGGCGCGCGATGAATGGTTTGCGGCGCTCGTCGCCATTGTCGAGGCGGAAGCGGGCAGGTTACCTGCCACCGAGGCCTATCGTCGTGCGGCAGGCGTCTGGGCAATCCTGCAGGGCGTCGCGCAGCTTGGTGGCGTTGGCGGGAAAGGCCTGCTTAGCGCAGAACTGCTGCCGGATGCGGGGGAACTTGCCCGGAGAGTGGCACGAGGACGCTAG